From a single Miscanthus floridulus cultivar M001 chromosome 8, ASM1932011v1, whole genome shotgun sequence genomic region:
- the LOC136471454 gene encoding uncharacterized protein, which translates to MPNDGIRAVGTTMPIAREPLLQWQDDAAPPPQPREAGDGQPPLDAGSFLWLPATGFAYLTFSSGMALHRCWPDRGDATFVGSAYADFLLLFWCLRRYERAEPGSSLREWLKLAVWLLTSALTLLFSYKVAAVTAVVWVMGLATTCGGFLAFFCFQKTT; encoded by the coding sequence ATGCCTAATGATGGCATACGTGCCGTGGGGACAACGATGCCCATCGCGCGAGAACCGCTGCTGCAGTGGCAGGACGACGCAGCACCGCCGCCCCAGCCGCGCGAGGCCGGCGATGGGCAGCCGCCGCTCGACGCCGGCAGCTTCCTGTGGCTGCCGGCCACGGGGTTCGCGTACCTGACGTTTAGCTCTGGGATGGCGCTGCACCGGTGCTGGCCGGACCGCGGCGACGCCACGTTCGTCGGGTCGGCGTACGCCGACTTCCTCCTGCTATTCTGGTGCCTCCGGCGGTACGAGCGCGCGGAGCCGGGTTCCTCCCTCAGGGAGTGGCTGAAGCTGGCGGTGTGGCTGCTCACGTCCGCGCTCACGCTCCTCTTCTCGTAcaaggtggccgccgtcacggcGGTCGTGTGGGTCATGGGCCTCGCCACCACCTGCGGTGGGTTCCTCGCTTTCTTCTGC